TGCAGGAACAACGAAGGATGAGTCAAACTCATTACAATCACTAAGGCTCTGTTTGTCTTGCTTtcaaaatagaaattaaaaaaaaaaaaaaaaaatccaagaaTGACAATGGGTGAGTCAGAGGTAAGATCGCTCCCGTCCTTGTACTATAGAAATTTGAAGTTGAGGACAAAGATCGGGAACGATGATAGGTAGAGTATCATAAAAAttatcttatttaaatttaactttgattaatatttttaaaatttaaatttattttaaatttaattataattatttaaaaaatatatgaattcacttaattttatattttttaattaaaaatttacataaaaatttttttattaataatttatattctaaaagttaaataattttataaaatattttaatttaattttatgtaaaataaaatatataaatattattataaaaaatatatattttatatttaattaaatatttatataaataagtttGAATTATGGATATCCAATATGAAAAATTTAAACTCGACGGGAATCcgtcttgggtattgaagttcaAATTCGAATCCATTTCAAATCTCATTATATATTATCCAGACTTGTCCTGTTAGGGTTCGCATGATTGGATATCTGTAAAAATTCGACTTATTTTCATCGTTAGTAAAGACTTCATTGTTGAAAAACGGGTTGGACAGGTTTCTCTATAgagattttttatttaatttattattacataatataaatttacttattaaaaaataaaatataaattttaatcataattttaataatatatttatatttttttttaaatataatatttaaatacataaaaataaatttactttaaataaaaataataatttattactgTGCAAAAATAGACTAcagaagaataataataataataataataacaataataattttcATTATGAGAAATTTTTAGTTAGAGTCAATTTATTGTAGACTCAAAATATATCACGTCAAAATAAGGTTTTCCCTTCTATTACAACGGATTGAATTCTCCCTTCTTTTAGACACAGCAACAACATTAGATGATTAATGAAATCATTTTTGTTGTGGAACGATTCCACAAGCAACAATTtccaaattacatcatttgtttCGAGCTACCTCCAGTAGTAGTCATCCGCCAGAGGCTCGAGCCTCCCTTCTCACCTAGCTAGTTAGCTGCTCTCTAGACCTCATCCTAGCTTCTTCATCTTAGACTAAACCTACACTCGGTTTCCTCAAACGCAACATAAATGCATCTCTTTGCCTGGATAGAGGCATGATCAGAGCGATAATGGTCAATTGATCAAAGCTTGTTTGGTAGAGCTTTTGGACCCTCTGGATTAGATTGCTGAAGCTCTCTCCTTCAGAGAAGCACTCAGCTGGACAAAGAACCATGGCTTGAGATCGCAGTGAATCTCTAGTAACCGAGTAATACAAGGGAATGAACTAATTTCAGctctcaaaataaattaatttaaattaaatgaacTGGCCGTGGTATTTGTAACATATAGAGGCCGCCCTCCTTGTTCGtgccttctttctttcccttcgtatatgacctgaaatttaaataaaaatgatattattttttttaataaacttaaaaaatttcCATCTTATCTGTTTGAGCTGTAGTTGTTGTTGTTAGCCTATAATTCATTGGAGCTTGCGCCCATCACGagccattctttttttttttttttaaatggttatttattgttaaattgaattttaattgatTTACCTTTTTCGTGGTACGAAGTTCTAGTACTAGTGAAAAACCAAGCAAAACACCCAATCCCCAATGTCCAGATTCCTCATTCACCCTCACCCATTCGCAGCAGCTCTCTTTGGTTTTTGAGCACAGCCACTCACCACTCGCAATCTCAGAAACCCATATCCTAAAACCAAGAGCAGACATCCAAAAAACAAACGAATCAATCATGAAAAGGGAACACCCAAATCTCCATCCTCGGTTAGACCCAGCTTCTGCTGGCAGCTCTTCTTCTGGCTATTCTACCATGCCATCTGTTAATACCAATACTAATGATGACACTTCTTGCAAAGCCAAGATGTGGGAAGACGATGCTCAAGCTGATGGTGGGATGGATGAGCTTTTGGCTGTTTTGGGTTACAAGGTAAGGTCATCTGACATGGTTGAGGTCGCCCAGAAGCTTGAACAGCTACAAGAAGTTATGGGTCATGTACAAGAAGATGGTATTTCTCATCTTGCTTGTGAAACTGTCCATTATAATCCCTCCGATCTATCCACTTGGCTAGAAAGTATGCTCTCAGAGCTCAACCCAAATCCCAATTTTGATTCTGTTGTTATGCCTGCACAGCCTTCTATAGATGATTCATTTTTCACTCATCCTGAATCTTCCACCATCACCTCTATTGATTTCGCCGACCATACCCATCAACGTCACCAAGAGCAGCGGAAAACAAACAAGCACAGTCGAGATGTGGTGTTTGAAGACTCTTCATCTTCTGATTACGATCTCAAAGCTATTCCTGGTAAGTCCGTATTTGCCCAACCTCATCAAATTGATTCCTCCTCTTCGTCGTCTCGAGATCCCAAGCGTTTGAAATCCGCAACCACAGACCACCTATacccagcagcagcagcagcatcgTCGTCATCTACTATTGGTGCTGGTGCTGCTGGTTCCTTTGGTGTTTCAACTGAGTCAACTCGTCCTGTAGTCCTGGTTGACTCACAAGAGAACGGAATCCGACTAGTTCATCTCCTAATGGCCTGTGCCGAAGCCGTCCAAGAAAATAATCTAACTGTCGCGGAAGCCCTCGTCAAGCAAATCGGTTTCCTGGCCATCTCTCAAGCCGGAGCTATGCGTAAAGTCGCCACCTACTTCGCCGAGGCCTTAGCTCGCAGAATTTACAGACTCTATCCTCAAAGTCCCATGGACCATTCTCTCTCGGATATTCTACAGATGCACTTTTACGAAACCTGTCCTTATCTCAAATTCGCTCACTTCACAGCAAATCAAGCAATTCTTGAGGCCTTTGAAGGGAAAAAACGAGTGCACGTTATCGACTTTTCCATGAATCAAGGGATGCAGTGGCCTGCCTTGTTGCAAGCTCTCGCGCTCAGACCTGGTGGTCCGCCGGCTTTTCGCTTAACGGGGATTGGACCGCCGTCTCATGATAACTCTGATCATCTTCAAGAAGTGGGCTGGAAATTAGCTCAGTTGGCAGAGACTATTCATGTTGAGTTTGAGTATCGGGGATTTGTAGCTAATAGCCTAGCTGATCTCGACGCTTCTATGCTTGAACTCAGACCCAGTGAGTTTGAGTCCGTCGCCGTTAACTCTGTTTTCGAGTTGCATAAACTGTTAGCGAGGCCAGGCGCCATTGAAAAGGTCCTTTCGGTGGTGAAACAGATGAAACCGGAGATTGTTACCATTGTTGAGCAAGAAGCGAACCATAATGATTCGGTTTTCTTGGACCGCTTCACTGAATCATTGCATTACTACTCGACTCTGTTTGACTCGTTGGAGGGATCGGTGAGTACCCAAGATAAGGTGATGTCAGAGGTATATTTAGGGAAGCAGATTTGCAATATTGTGGCATGTGAAGGACCGGACCGAATCGAAAGACACGAGACTCTGACTCAGTGGCGAACTCGTCTGGGGTCCTCCGGATTTGTTCCCGTTCATCTCGGGTCAAACGCCTTCAAACAAGCAAGCATGTTACTAGCCCTATTTGCTGGTGGAGATGGGTATAGAGTGGAAGAGAACAACGGGTGTTTGATGCTGGGATGGCATACTAGGCCGCTGATTGCAACCTCAGCCTGGAGGCTGGCCAACAAACAAGTAGTAGCTCACTGAGTCATAACTCAAAACTCGTTCTCAACTCAGGCAAGATTGAGATGATGACCAATTCAAGTTCACCAA
The Hevea brasiliensis isolate MT/VB/25A 57/8 chromosome 15, ASM3005281v1, whole genome shotgun sequence genome window above contains:
- the LOC110669728 gene encoding DELLA protein GAIP-B, which encodes MKREHPNLHPRLDPASAGSSSSGYSTMPSVNTNTNDDTSCKAKMWEDDAQADGGMDELLAVLGYKVRSSDMVEVAQKLEQLQEVMGHVQEDGISHLACETVHYNPSDLSTWLESMLSELNPNPNFDSVVMPAQPSIDDSFFTHPESSTITSIDFADHTHQRHQEQRKTNKHSRDVVFEDSSSSDYDLKAIPGKSVFAQPHQIDSSSSSSRDPKRLKSATTDHLYPAAAAASSSSTIGAGAAGSFGVSTESTRPVVLVDSQENGIRLVHLLMACAEAVQENNLTVAEALVKQIGFLAISQAGAMRKVATYFAEALARRIYRLYPQSPMDHSLSDILQMHFYETCPYLKFAHFTANQAILEAFEGKKRVHVIDFSMNQGMQWPALLQALALRPGGPPAFRLTGIGPPSHDNSDHLQEVGWKLAQLAETIHVEFEYRGFVANSLADLDASMLELRPSEFESVAVNSVFELHKLLARPGAIEKVLSVVKQMKPEIVTIVEQEANHNDSVFLDRFTESLHYYSTLFDSLEGSVSTQDKVMSEVYLGKQICNIVACEGPDRIERHETLTQWRTRLGSSGFVPVHLGSNAFKQASMLLALFAGGDGYRVEENNGCLMLGWHTRPLIATSAWRLANKQVVAH